One Propionispora hippei DSM 15287 genomic region harbors:
- the fliG gene encoding flagellar motor switch protein FliG, with translation MYQSNELTNKQKAAVLLITLGPDLSAQVFKHLREDEIEKLTLEIASQRKITPEQKEAVLAEFHQLALAKEYLSSGGLDYAREVLEKALGAEKAVSIINRLTSSLQIRPFDFARKTDPAQLLNFIQNEHPQTIALIMAYLLPDQSAAIISALPPERQVDVAKRIATMDRTTPDILKDVERILERKLSSLVTQDFTAAGGVDSIVEVLNRVDRTTERTIIENLEVQNPELAEEIKRRMFVFEDIVLLDDRSLQLVLREIDSKDLAMALKASSSEVSGKVYKNMSKRASEMLREEIEYMGPVRIRDVEEAQQKVVNVIRRLEESGEIIVSRGKGDEIIA, from the coding sequence ATGTACCAATCAAATGAATTGACAAATAAACAAAAGGCAGCCGTCTTGTTGATCACACTCGGTCCTGATTTATCCGCACAGGTTTTTAAACATTTGCGGGAAGACGAAATTGAAAAACTGACCTTGGAGATTGCCAGCCAGCGAAAAATAACGCCGGAACAGAAGGAAGCCGTGTTGGCGGAGTTTCATCAATTGGCTCTTGCCAAGGAGTACCTGTCCTCCGGTGGTCTTGATTATGCCCGCGAAGTGTTGGAAAAGGCTCTAGGGGCTGAAAAAGCGGTATCAATTATTAACCGTCTGACCTCCAGTTTGCAGATTAGGCCCTTTGACTTTGCCAGAAAGACCGATCCGGCACAATTGTTGAACTTTATCCAGAACGAACATCCCCAAACGATTGCTTTGATTATGGCTTATTTGCTGCCCGATCAGTCGGCTGCTATCATCTCGGCTTTACCGCCGGAACGCCAGGTAGATGTGGCCAAGCGAATTGCCACCATGGACCGGACCACGCCGGATATTTTAAAAGACGTGGAACGGATACTGGAACGGAAGCTCTCCTCGCTGGTAACCCAGGATTTCACGGCGGCCGGCGGCGTGGATTCCATTGTAGAGGTCTTGAACCGCGTCGACCGTACTACCGAACGGACGATTATCGAGAACCTGGAAGTCCAAAATCCGGAACTGGCCGAAGAAATCAAAAGGCGGATGTTCGTATTCGAAGATATTGTTCTTTTGGACGACCGTTCACTGCAGTTGGTGCTGCGTGAAATTGATTCCAAGGATTTGGCGATGGCCCTTAAAGCTTCGTCAAGTGAAGTGTCCGGTAAAGTATATAAAAACATGTCGAAAAGAGCGTCCGAAATGCTGCGGGAAGAAATCGAGTATATGGGTCCCGTCCGTATTCGTGACGTCGAAGAGGCACAGCAAAAGGTTGTTAATGTAATCCGCCGTCTCGAAGAGTCTGGTGAAATTATTGTTTCACGCGGCAAAGGGGACGAGATTATTGCCTAA
- the hslV gene encoding ATP-dependent protease subunit HslV, whose product MFHATTIIAVRQHGKIAIAGDGQVTFGGNTVMKHNAKKVRRLYHGKVLAGFAGSVADAFTLFAKFEAKLEEFNGNLMRAAVELAKEWRMDRVLRRLEALLIVADAERMLIISGNGEVIEPDDGVTAIGSGGSYALAAARAMVKFSELSAADIVREALLIAADICVFTNNHITVEEL is encoded by the coding sequence ATGTTTCATGCTACAACTATCATTGCCGTGCGACAGCACGGAAAAATCGCCATCGCCGGTGATGGGCAGGTTACCTTTGGCGGCAATACGGTCATGAAACATAACGCCAAAAAGGTAAGACGCCTGTATCATGGCAAAGTACTGGCCGGCTTTGCCGGATCGGTAGCCGATGCATTTACCTTGTTTGCCAAATTTGAAGCAAAACTGGAAGAGTTCAACGGTAACTTAATGCGGGCCGCCGTAGAGCTGGCGAAGGAATGGCGTATGGACCGGGTGCTGAGGCGCCTGGAGGCGCTGCTCATCGTTGCCGACGCGGAACGGATGCTCATCATATCCGGCAACGGAGAGGTTATTGAGCCCGATGACGGGGTAACGGCTATTGGCTCCGGCGGTTCATACGCTTTGGCGGCGGCGCGGGCCATGGTCAAATTCTCCGAACTTTCGGCGGCTGATATTGTTCGGGAAGCGTTACTGATTGCCGCTGATATTTGTGTGTTTACCAACAACCATATTACGGTTGAAGAACTCTAA
- the flgB gene encoding flagellar basal body rod protein FlgB — protein sequence MLESIVSAPYAAILEKALGAASLRNKVISNNIANVNTPGFKKSEVAFESLLQQALGDNGSSLPLLKTNEKHLPQTVSRQDVEPVVKLIGNTSMRTDGNNVDVDMEMAELAKNTLYYNAVAQQIGKYYSGIKSVINGGK from the coding sequence GTGCTGGAGTCAATTGTATCTGCGCCTTACGCTGCGATTCTGGAAAAGGCTCTGGGGGCTGCTTCACTTCGTAATAAGGTGATAAGCAATAATATTGCCAATGTGAACACCCCGGGATTTAAAAAAAGCGAGGTCGCTTTTGAAAGCTTGCTGCAACAGGCACTGGGAGATAACGGAAGCAGCCTGCCGCTGCTTAAAACTAATGAGAAACATTTACCACAGACCGTTTCCCGGCAGGATGTGGAGCCTGTAGTCAAGCTGATTGGCAATACTTCTATGCGGACGGATGGAAACAATGTGGATGTGGATATGGAAATGGCTGAATTAGCCAAAAATACACTGTATTACAACGCCGTTGCCCAGCAAATCGGCAAGTACTATTCCGGTATCAAATCCGTTATTAATGGAGGGAAATAG
- the flgC gene encoding flagellar basal body rod protein FlgC — protein MGMFGAIDSAASGLTAERLRMDVISNNIANANTTRTAKGGPYRRQLVVFEPRSEQASFSQILSKEMGAGGDGVKVVGITEDDSPTRMVYDPHHPDANQAGYVEMPNVNIVTEMVDMITATRAYEANVTAVNSAKSMALKALEIGK, from the coding sequence ATGGGAATGTTTGGGGCCATTGATTCGGCAGCATCGGGCTTAACCGCCGAACGTCTTAGGATGGACGTTATTTCCAACAATATTGCCAATGCCAACACAACCCGTACGGCCAAGGGTGGTCCATACCGCCGGCAACTGGTAGTGTTTGAGCCTCGTTCGGAGCAAGCTTCATTCAGTCAGATTTTGTCCAAAGAGATGGGAGCTGGTGGTGATGGGGTAAAAGTGGTAGGCATCACTGAAGACGATTCTCCCACTCGCATGGTATATGATCCGCATCATCCGGATGCCAATCAGGCGGGCTATGTGGAAATGCCGAATGTAAATATTGTTACAGAAATGGTGGACATGATTACGGCGACAAGAGCCTATGAGGCGAATGTAACGGCCGTCAATTCGGCAAAAAGCATGGCGTTGAAGGCGTTAGAAATTGGAAAATAG
- a CDS encoding FliH/SctL family protein: MPKIIKCVALHDLPVIIGKLPPGEKENKSLAEPVVPEDWRQWEQEAKAAKEQAEETLAQARRQADALLEKARVESEQLRQAAQEEGMQNGYQQGYQQGLEEGKAAAAQLMQEQVQTAAAKAEHMVQLAEQERLNAVLAAERQIVEVTVTVLRKVLAREIEENPMVVLPIVKAALEKVRDQEQVTVRIHPEDYDLVLQARRDLQAMLGREQALTVLADHTVAVGGCVVDTPCGTVDARIDAQLEALIKVLQDVCP, encoded by the coding sequence TTGCCTAAAATTATTAAATGCGTAGCGCTGCATGATTTGCCGGTTATCATCGGCAAGCTTCCGCCGGGGGAAAAAGAAAATAAGTCACTGGCGGAACCGGTGGTGCCGGAAGACTGGCGTCAATGGGAGCAGGAAGCGAAAGCGGCAAAAGAGCAAGCAGAGGAAACGCTTGCCCAGGCACGGCGGCAGGCTGATGCACTGTTGGAGAAAGCCAGGGTTGAATCTGAGCAGCTCCGCCAAGCGGCCCAGGAGGAAGGAATGCAGAACGGTTATCAACAGGGCTATCAGCAAGGTCTGGAGGAAGGAAAAGCCGCAGCGGCACAACTGATGCAAGAACAGGTTCAGACGGCTGCTGCCAAGGCTGAGCATATGGTACAACTGGCAGAGCAGGAACGACTAAATGCTGTTTTGGCGGCGGAACGTCAGATAGTGGAAGTTACGGTAACGGTCTTGCGCAAGGTGCTTGCCCGGGAAATTGAGGAAAACCCCATGGTAGTTCTCCCTATCGTCAAAGCGGCGTTGGAAAAAGTTCGTGACCAGGAACAGGTAACCGTCCGTATTCATCCGGAGGATTACGATTTGGTGCTGCAGGCCCGCCGGGATTTGCAGGCGATGCTCGGCCGGGAACAGGCGCTCACTGTTTTGGCTGATCATACCGTAGCAGTGGGAGGCTGTGTTGTTGACACGCCCTGTGGTACCGTCGACGCCAGAATTGATGCGCAATTGGAAGCCTTGATAAAAGTATTACAGGATGTATGTCCATGA
- the fliJ gene encoding flagellar export protein FliJ yields the protein MKRFQFRLEALLNFRKMKQEEAQLRFMEACSELQREQELLSGLEQEEQAQLLEFQSFQRRKGLTVDSLLLFSNYFDRLKEQITEAANRVASAEAKRQAAMKQLEEAVKSHKVVENLRKKRLAEYRLELLREEQKELDEMGTQIFLRGS from the coding sequence ATGAAACGATTTCAGTTCCGTTTAGAGGCATTGCTCAATTTCCGGAAAATGAAGCAGGAAGAAGCGCAGCTGCGGTTTATGGAAGCTTGCAGCGAACTGCAGCGGGAACAGGAACTGCTAAGCGGCCTGGAACAGGAAGAGCAAGCACAGCTTTTAGAGTTTCAAAGTTTTCAGCGCCGCAAGGGCTTGACGGTGGATTCGCTGTTACTTTTCAGCAACTATTTCGATAGGCTAAAGGAACAAATTACGGAAGCCGCTAACCGCGTAGCCTCTGCGGAAGCTAAACGTCAGGCTGCGATGAAACAACTGGAGGAAGCGGTAAAGAGCCACAAAGTGGTGGAGAACCTGCGAAAAAAGAGACTGGCCGAATACCGGCTGGAGTTATTACGGGAAGAACAAAAAGAATTGGATGAAATGGGCACACAAATTTTCTTACGGGGGAGCTAA
- a CDS encoding lytic transglycosylase domain-containing protein, with protein sequence MDGISSVLQRIAAIEKRFAPNSAGESNFDDYLRTANNQLSSGGKATAVQSASSASAWKNVPAASLEGMIYAAATKYGVDPKLATAVATVESGLTADAVSPAGAVGVMQLMPDTAKALGVRNLSDPRENIDGGVHYLKDLLSMFQGDARKALAAYNAGPQAVKNYGGIPPYRETQDYVSKVLSLYNQ encoded by the coding sequence ATGGATGGGATCAGCAGCGTTTTACAGCGGATTGCCGCAATTGAAAAACGATTTGCACCAAATTCGGCAGGGGAAAGCAACTTCGACGATTATCTAAGAACGGCGAACAATCAACTGTCTTCCGGCGGAAAGGCTACTGCCGTCCAATCTGCGTCTTCGGCCAGCGCTTGGAAAAACGTACCGGCTGCTTCTTTGGAAGGTATGATTTATGCCGCGGCGACTAAGTACGGTGTGGACCCTAAATTAGCCACCGCTGTGGCTACAGTCGAATCGGGCCTGACCGCTGATGCCGTTTCACCGGCCGGGGCTGTCGGTGTCATGCAGTTGATGCCAGATACTGCTAAGGCACTGGGCGTACGGAATCTTTCCGATCCCCGGGAGAATATCGACGGTGGAGTGCATTATTTAAAGGACCTGCTAAGCATGTTTCAGGGAGATGCCAGAAAAGCTTTGGCTGCCTATAATGCAGGACCGCAGGCTGTGAAAAACTATGGTGGCATACCGCCGTACCGTGAAACGCAAGATTACGTATCCAAGGTATTATCGCTTTATAATCAATAA
- the codY gene encoding GTP-sensing pleiotropic transcriptional regulator CodY yields the protein MSSLLERTRKINRLLQKSENVQYNEISRVLSSVMSANVYIVARDGAILGFALLDNFECDVMRDRVLSKEQFPERYVDWLLRINETSPNLSLDAGTCTFNGDIGCLFRDKYTTIVPIHGVGERIGTLIVAKFQAEFTDDDLVLAEYGATVVGMEILRDRSEKIEEEARKKATVQVALGTLSYSELEAVMHILSELEGDEGLLVASKIADRVGITRSVIVNALRKFESAGVIESKSLGMKGTYIKVLNERLLDELKKLKK from the coding sequence ATGTCTTCATTGTTGGAACGAACCCGAAAGATTAACCGGCTTTTACAAAAGTCAGAAAACGTTCAGTATAATGAAATATCGCGTGTGCTTAGCAGTGTCATGAGTGCCAATGTTTATATTGTGGCGAGAGATGGCGCCATCTTAGGATTTGCTTTGCTGGACAATTTTGAATGTGATGTAATGCGGGACCGCGTACTGTCCAAGGAGCAGTTTCCCGAACGGTATGTTGACTGGCTGCTCAGAATCAACGAAACCTCGCCCAACCTGAGTCTGGATGCCGGTACCTGCACTTTTAACGGGGACATTGGCTGTTTGTTCCGTGACAAATATACGACTATCGTACCTATCCATGGAGTGGGTGAACGGATCGGTACGCTGATTGTGGCGAAATTCCAGGCTGAGTTCACCGATGATGATCTGGTCTTGGCCGAATATGGCGCCACTGTGGTCGGTATGGAAATTCTGCGTGACCGCAGTGAAAAGATTGAAGAAGAGGCTCGTAAAAAAGCCACTGTGCAAGTGGCGTTGGGAACGCTGTCTTATTCCGAGCTGGAAGCGGTTATGCATATCTTAAGCGAACTGGAAGGGGATGAAGGCTTGCTGGTCGCCAGCAAGATCGCCGACCGGGTGGGCATCACCCGATCCGTTATCGTCAATGCGCTGCGCAAGTTTGAAAGCGCCGGTGTAATTGAGTCCAAGTCGCTGGGAATGAAAGGCACCTATATTAAAGTGCTGAATGAACGATTGCTGGATGAACTCAAGAAGCTTAAGAAATAA
- the fliF gene encoding flagellar basal-body MS-ring/collar protein FliF, producing MADWKEQSLRLWQNIGKKQRYAIIGSAVLFFILILSWSYWWGSKPDMVPLFTNMEAKDAGEVAAKLKEMKVSFEPQENANGTAILVSAKDVHRVRLELASLGLPRGNKGFEIFDQNKFGVTEFQNKVYLLQALQGELTRTIEQMDEVEKARVHIVLPEDSLYKKNEKPATASIMVKLRPSAQLTKEQVKGIVNLAAHSIQGLKPENITVVDNYAHVLNDQQDESNILGSGSMTQLEMTRKMQDDLQKNLDSLLDQVLGPGKAAARVNVELTFDQHTVDKQVYEPVVDDKGIIRSSQDTNERYQGTASTPGGVPGTTTNIPGYVTGNNTQSNYEKKDSIKNYEINETKEKVVAAPGAIKRLTVAVLVDASLNKAQQDSIAKTVSSAVGINPARGDVVSVESIAFNTDMADRERLAEEAAQRQNLWIKIGLAVIALVIVLLGVRAYFARKKQQRQEAEMLEAFRESQLATLEQAEMAEPELTPQEKEKLERQELIAKMAKTNPDDVAQLIKAWLSEE from the coding sequence ATGGCCGACTGGAAAGAACAGTCTCTGCGCTTATGGCAAAATATCGGCAAAAAACAAAGGTATGCAATTATTGGTTCAGCAGTGCTGTTCTTTATATTGATTTTGTCCTGGAGTTATTGGTGGGGCTCCAAACCGGACATGGTACCTTTATTTACCAATATGGAAGCCAAAGATGCAGGTGAAGTTGCTGCTAAATTAAAGGAAATGAAAGTTTCTTTTGAACCACAGGAAAATGCTAACGGTACGGCTATTTTAGTTTCTGCTAAAGATGTGCATCGTGTTCGCTTAGAGTTAGCCAGTCTGGGTTTACCGCGCGGCAATAAGGGATTTGAAATATTCGATCAGAATAAGTTCGGTGTAACGGAATTTCAGAACAAAGTGTATCTGTTACAGGCTTTGCAAGGAGAATTAACACGCACGATAGAACAGATGGACGAGGTGGAAAAGGCCCGAGTCCATATTGTTTTGCCGGAGGACAGTTTATATAAAAAGAACGAAAAACCGGCGACCGCTTCGATTATGGTTAAACTGCGTCCGTCAGCGCAATTGACCAAGGAACAGGTAAAAGGCATTGTCAATCTGGCGGCCCATAGTATCCAGGGTTTGAAGCCGGAAAATATTACCGTGGTAGATAATTACGCACACGTGCTCAATGATCAGCAGGACGAATCGAATATACTCGGTTCCGGCTCGATGACCCAGCTTGAAATGACGCGGAAGATGCAGGATGACCTGCAAAAGAACCTGGATTCGCTGCTTGATCAGGTGCTTGGACCGGGAAAAGCTGCTGCCAGAGTTAATGTGGAGCTGACCTTTGACCAGCATACGGTGGACAAGCAAGTCTATGAACCGGTTGTGGATGATAAAGGCATTATCCGCAGCTCCCAGGATACTAATGAACGCTATCAGGGCACGGCTTCGACACCAGGCGGTGTTCCGGGTACTACGACCAATATTCCCGGTTACGTGACCGGCAATAACACTCAATCAAATTACGAAAAGAAAGATTCTATAAAGAACTATGAAATTAATGAAACCAAGGAAAAGGTGGTTGCGGCGCCGGGGGCCATCAAACGACTGACAGTTGCCGTACTGGTTGATGCCAGTCTGAACAAGGCGCAGCAGGACAGCATTGCCAAGACTGTTTCCTCGGCCGTCGGCATCAATCCGGCCCGGGGTGATGTGGTGTCGGTAGAAAGCATTGCCTTCAACACCGACATGGCTGACCGTGAACGTCTGGCTGAAGAGGCTGCTCAGCGGCAAAACCTGTGGATAAAGATCGGCCTGGCAGTAATCGCCTTGGTTATCGTATTGCTTGGCGTACGGGCTTATTTTGCCCGCAAGAAACAGCAGCGTCAGGAAGCGGAAATGCTGGAGGCATTCCGGGAGTCTCAGCTTGCCACGCTGGAACAGGCTGAAATGGCAGAGCCTGAATTGACACCGCAGGAAAAAGAAAAACTGGAACGGCAGGAACTGATTGCTAAAATGGCTAAGACCAACCCTGACGATGTGGCGCAGTTGATTAAGGCTTGGCTGAGTGAAGAATAG
- a CDS encoding MotE family protein, with amino-acid sequence MADKIKPKIKQETKQEVAQPVQKKKRFVGVFKLIAMFLVLLMLASAAFAAGVYFKIFDLQHIASQWGLDKYPLIGHYFEQPKTNFETVDEEQASSEQPPVTPQEPVKEPQPDSQNTQSAATVDPAKTLLDKEKLEKARQQEEAKRAGKLARFYGNMKPDEAAAIMKQLDDSTIIAILNKMEEDQAAQVLAKFDAQRAANLTDQMFKGRKDTVL; translated from the coding sequence ATGGCCGATAAGATCAAACCAAAAATAAAACAAGAGACAAAGCAAGAGGTGGCACAACCGGTACAAAAGAAGAAAAGATTTGTCGGTGTATTTAAGCTAATTGCCATGTTTTTAGTCTTACTTATGCTGGCAAGCGCAGCTTTTGCGGCCGGGGTGTATTTTAAAATCTTTGATTTGCAGCACATTGCAAGCCAGTGGGGACTTGATAAATATCCGTTGATCGGTCATTATTTCGAACAGCCCAAAACAAACTTTGAGACAGTGGATGAAGAACAGGCAAGCTCCGAACAGCCCCCGGTGACACCGCAGGAACCGGTCAAGGAACCGCAGCCGGACAGTCAGAATACCCAGTCGGCAGCTACAGTTGATCCGGCGAAGACTTTACTGGATAAGGAGAAGCTGGAGAAGGCCCGACAACAGGAAGAAGCTAAACGGGCAGGTAAGCTGGCCCGGTTTTATGGCAATATGAAACCCGATGAGGCGGCTGCCATTATGAAACAATTAGACGATTCCACCATTATTGCCATATTGAATAAAATGGAGGAAGATCAGGCAGCACAGGTATTGGCCAAGTTTGATGCTCAGCGGGCGGCCAATCTGACCGATCAGATGTTTAAAGGCCGGAAAGACACCGTCCTTTGA
- the fliE gene encoding flagellar hook-basal body complex protein FliE, protein MRIEPIKLMPVGSRLTSDAVLPTSGDKSFGQLLSDALNNVNELQKSANQASVDLAAGKLQDVSQVVIATEKASVALQLTMQVRNKIVDAYQEVMRMQV, encoded by the coding sequence ATGCGGATAGAACCAATAAAATTGATGCCTGTAGGGTCGCGGCTGACCTCTGATGCCGTTTTGCCGACCAGTGGGGATAAAAGTTTTGGCCAATTGTTATCCGACGCACTGAATAATGTGAATGAACTTCAGAAAAGTGCTAACCAGGCTTCCGTTGATTTGGCAGCAGGTAAACTGCAGGATGTATCGCAGGTTGTGATTGCGACGGAAAAAGCCAGTGTAGCTTTGCAATTGACGATGCAGGTGCGCAACAAGATTGTGGACGCCTATCAGGAAGTTATGAGAATGCAGGTATAA
- the fliI gene encoding flagellar protein export ATPase FliI, translating to MMIFNSDKYLRALDGVDPIKMNGRIIQIIGLVIEAQGPAASLGDLCYVYPRSGGQPVPAEVVGFRQNRVLLMPIGEMQGLGPGCEVVSAGRSLSVPVGRKLLGRVLDGVGNPMDGKGPIEGDLEYPLHASPPPPLSRCRIHANLSVGVRAIDGLLTLGCGQRVGIMAGSGVGKSTLLGMVARNTEADISVIALVGERGREVREFIERDLGEEGLKRSVVVVATSDQPALVRIKGAMTATAIAEYFRDQGANVMLMMDSVTRFAMAQREVGLTIGEPPATRGYTPSVFATLPKLLERSGPGEKGSITGIYTVLVDGDDMNEPIADAVRSILDGHIVLSRSIAAQNHYPAIDVLHSVSRVMMEIASSEHYAAAQRVRSILATYREAEDLINIGAYAHGSNANIDKAVQMIGGINEFLRQSVYEQTTLTEAVERLRQLAG from the coding sequence ATGATGATATTTAATTCTGATAAGTATTTAAGGGCGCTTGACGGCGTTGATCCAATAAAAATGAATGGCCGGATCATCCAAATTATCGGTTTGGTGATTGAGGCGCAAGGGCCTGCTGCCAGTTTGGGGGATTTATGCTATGTGTATCCCCGTTCCGGCGGACAGCCAGTCCCGGCGGAGGTTGTCGGTTTTCGCCAAAACCGGGTGCTGCTTATGCCGATTGGCGAAATGCAGGGGTTGGGGCCGGGCTGTGAGGTTGTATCGGCCGGCCGGTCGCTCAGCGTTCCGGTGGGACGGAAACTGCTGGGGCGGGTTTTGGACGGTGTTGGCAATCCGATGGATGGCAAGGGACCTATCGAGGGTGATTTGGAATACCCGCTTCATGCCAGTCCGCCACCGCCCCTTTCACGTTGCCGGATTCACGCCAACCTTTCGGTCGGCGTCCGTGCTATTGACGGTTTGCTGACTCTTGGCTGTGGTCAGCGGGTTGGCATAATGGCCGGCAGCGGCGTAGGAAAAAGTACGCTGCTGGGCATGGTTGCCAGAAATACCGAAGCTGATATCAGTGTGATTGCGCTGGTCGGCGAGCGGGGCCGGGAAGTCCGGGAATTTATTGAACGTGATCTGGGCGAGGAAGGCTTAAAGCGCTCGGTTGTGGTGGTAGCCACCTCTGATCAACCCGCTTTAGTCAGAATAAAAGGTGCTATGACGGCTACGGCCATTGCGGAATATTTTCGTGACCAGGGAGCCAATGTGATGCTGATGATGGATTCGGTTACCCGGTTTGCTATGGCGCAGCGCGAAGTGGGGCTGACTATTGGCGAACCACCGGCAACCAGAGGTTATACACCCTCGGTGTTTGCGACATTGCCTAAATTGCTGGAGCGGTCCGGTCCGGGCGAGAAGGGCTCAATCACCGGCATTTATACTGTGCTGGTAGACGGTGACGATATGAATGAACCGATCGCCGATGCGGTACGCAGTATCTTGGACGGACATATCGTGCTTTCCCGCAGTATTGCGGCACAGAATCATTATCCGGCGATTGACGTACTGCATAGCGTAAGCCGGGTCATGATGGAAATTGCAAGCAGCGAACATTATGCTGCGGCACAGAGGGTCAGGTCCATCCTGGCTACATACCGCGAAGCGGAGGATTTAATCAACATCGGTGCTTATGCCCATGGCAGCAATGCCAATATTGATAAAGCCGTGCAAATGATTGGCGGTATTAATGAATTTCTAAGGCAAAGTGTTTATGAGCAGACCACACTGACGGAAGCGGTGGAGCGGTTGCGGCAACTGGCGGGATAA
- the hslU gene encoding ATP-dependent protease ATPase subunit HslU, with protein MSELTPRQIVNELDKYIIGQRQAKKSVAIALRNRWRSKQLSDELREEVIPKNILMIGPTGVGKTEIARRLAKLVNAPFIKVEATKFTEVGYVGRDVESMIRDLVETAIRMVKQVKMLAVNDQARTLADERILECFRPSAKKDSIRNPFEMLFSGTSLGHAGNDDKAEETVQTGETNDREYWRRRLEDGELEEELIEVLVEDNSNPMLGMFAGSGVEEMGMGIQDMLGSFLPKKQKKRKVTVESARKIFTQEEAQKLIDMDEVTTNAISLAENYGIIFLDEIDKIAGRGPSSGPDVSREGVQRDILPIVEGSTVVTKHGPVKTDHILFIAAGAFHTSKPSDLIPELQGRFPIRVELNNLVKEDFRQILTEPENALIKQYTSLLQTEGIEITFSDDAIDELAEIACQVNDQTENIGARRLHTILEKLLEDLAFDAPDIPEKTIAINREYVNDKLKHIVVNQDLSHFIL; from the coding sequence TTGAGCGAATTGACCCCCAGACAAATTGTCAATGAACTGGATAAATATATTATTGGGCAGCGGCAGGCCAAAAAGTCGGTAGCCATTGCCCTGCGAAACCGCTGGCGGAGCAAACAACTGTCAGACGAACTCCGGGAGGAAGTCATTCCCAAGAATATTCTAATGATCGGGCCCACAGGCGTAGGAAAAACGGAAATTGCTCGCCGGTTGGCCAAATTGGTCAATGCTCCGTTCATTAAGGTGGAGGCGACTAAGTTTACCGAGGTCGGCTATGTGGGGCGGGACGTAGAGTCCATGATTCGTGATCTGGTTGAAACGGCCATCCGCATGGTTAAACAGGTGAAGATGCTGGCGGTAAACGATCAAGCCCGTACGTTAGCTGATGAGCGTATTTTAGAATGCTTTAGACCTTCAGCTAAAAAGGATAGTATCCGAAATCCCTTTGAAATGCTATTTTCCGGTACTTCGCTGGGCCATGCCGGCAATGATGACAAGGCAGAGGAAACGGTGCAGACAGGGGAGACGAACGACCGGGAATATTGGCGCCGGCGTCTGGAAGATGGTGAACTGGAAGAGGAATTGATCGAGGTGCTGGTCGAGGATAACTCCAATCCTATGCTGGGGATGTTCGCCGGCTCCGGTGTGGAAGAAATGGGAATGGGAATTCAGGATATGCTGGGCAGCTTTTTGCCGAAAAAGCAAAAAAAGCGCAAAGTTACCGTGGAGAGTGCCCGGAAGATCTTTACACAGGAAGAAGCACAAAAGCTGATTGATATGGATGAAGTTACAACTAATGCTATTAGTTTGGCAGAAAACTATGGTATAATATTTCTTGACGAAATTGATAAGATTGCCGGACGGGGACCTTCTTCCGGACCGGACGTATCACGGGAGGGCGTTCAACGGGACATTCTGCCGATCGTGGAAGGATCGACCGTAGTAACCAAGCATGGTCCGGTCAAGACGGATCATATTCTGTTTATTGCGGCAGGCGCTTTTCACACGTCAAAACCTTCCGATCTGATTCCGGAACTGCAGGGACGTTTCCCTATCCGGGTGGAGCTGAATAATTTAGTTAAAGAAGATTTTCGTCAAATTCTGACGGAACCGGAAAACGCGCTAATCAAGCAGTATACTTCCCTGCTGCAGACGGAAGGCATAGAAATTACCTTCAGCGATGACGCTATTGACGAGTTGGCCGAAATTGCCTGTCAGGTAAATGACCAAACGGAGAATATCGGCGCCAGGAGACTGCATACTATCTTGGAAAAGCTGCTGGAGGATTTGGCTTTTGATGCTCCCGACATACCGGAAAAAACCATTGCAATCAACCGGGAATATGTGAATGACAAGCTTAAGCATATTGTGGTAAATCAAGACTTAAGTCATTTCATCTTATAA